The genomic stretch ATTGCCCAACACTATCTCCAGCACTCAATGTATCCTTCACCTTCGGAGGCCTACCCCTTGGCCTCCCCGGCATTGTCTCTTCCACTGTTGACGAGCCACTCAAACCTCCGGTAGGCTTCGCCATCTTCCTTGGCCGCCCTCTCGGCTTCCCATTCCCTGAAGACACCTTAACCTTGGGAGGCTTTGGAGGTGCTTCCAGGTCCTTAGGCGGACGGCCCCTACCCTTTGCTGAGGTCAAGGTGGTGTCTGGGGACAGTGAATCCTTGGGTTTTGGCGGCCTGCCACGCCCCCTTCTCGGAGGTGCATTGGGATCCGGCTTTGTGTAGTTGTTCTTCCAGAACACCAGCTCCCCATTATCTTTCATCTCGTTGAGGTGGTGAGAGAGAAGCTTATTGTGCCCGGCCGGCACGTCCCCGTATGTTGATTCAATGTATTTCGAGATTGTGGATTTGTTCGAGCCATTCTTGTCATTCAAGGCTTCAATGGCGTTCAGAATCATCTGAAAATACCACAACTCAAACatttaccaaaaagaaaataaaaataatcctTTCTTTCTAGTGAGAAAGTTCTCGTTGGATGAACTTAAGGTCCTAAATATAGAAAGCTTTTTGGCAGCATAATGCAGTTCAAAGGCAAACAAAAGTTCTAGTTATatgaacacacacacataaatatTTTACTAATTTGGGTTCTGTAAAATTTCTCTCTATTtcctttttttggttttcttcttctGATTTGGGTTCTGGTATTTCAAATTACTAAACCGAATAGCAGAACTCAAATCAGTAAAAAAGATCTCAAATTTGGAGAATCAAACAACTGTagtctcattttttttctcaaaaatataaataaaccaTAAATCTAAGCCGTAACAGGTAGAGATATTCAGACTAGTGAAAGCTCATTTCTGATGATTAAGATTTCATTTGaagatatttttaaaatgactgacaACACTCTCGGCGAATatatttttgagaaaaatactTTTatcaaaaacgtttttaattattttaaaacatCCTTGCAAACAAGccttaatttgaaaaataaatggaaCCAAGCgctctaattattttttttaaaaaaatatttttatttttgccatTATTCAGGAACCCATGTAAATTTTCCCTTTTCACAACAtgtaaaatatcaaaaaatgaaaaaaatagcaATATCCAAGAccataaaaatttacaaaaacatTAAGAGAATTATTTTAGTTGGAGATTTGGTGGAAGGAAGTACCTGAGGGTAAGGAGGGAGTGATGGAGGCTTATTAACCTCTTCAGTGGCCATTCAAAATCAGCAGAGAAAATAAAAGCAAGATGTTTGAATTGAAGCGCTCTCAGTGAACCCCACAAAAACCTCAGCTGCTGCTACAGCTTCTACTGCTACAGAAATAACGAGAAAACCCGTGAAATTTCTGATGGTAaaagctgttggatttgaagaCTTGAAGTTGCAAGGATTTGAGAGCTAGATAGATTTAAAGCCAAAAGGATAAagtaaacaataaaatataattatttttgttttggttcttAAATCGACGGCAGGGAGTAATGGAGTGGAGGATGGAACGGATGAGAGGCGGGGGATCACGCGGCTCGCTGAGGTGGTAGGTTATGGAACTTCTGACTGGAAGGTTCCACATACAATGGGTGATGGGAGAGTGTCACTATTACAAGAGAGTGATTTTCGTGCACATTTTCCTCCTCCTGCAGACTTGCACACTTCTATATATTTCCAatatttgaattaaataaaaaatataactaATCAACGAAGATAGATATAAGTGTGTGCAAAACGTGATTAGCGGATGCAAAAATTTATTATCTTGCTAAAATTGATACCAAAAATGTGCAACGGTTATATTATTACGAAACGCACTACATAAACGGTaaaaagaatgcataaaaacGTGAACACCTCATCGAACACATGAACTCCTTGCCAGGGTGGAGTCCCCCAT from Pyrus communis chromosome 7, drPyrComm1.1, whole genome shotgun sequence encodes the following:
- the LOC137738666 gene encoding HMG-Y-related protein A-like; this translates as MATEEVNKPPSLPPYPQMILNAIEALNDKNGSNKSTISKYIESTYGDVPAGHNKLLSHHLNEMKDNGELVFWKNNYTKPDPNAPPRRGRGRPPKPKDSLSPDTTLTSAKGRGRPPKDLEAPPKPPKVKVSSGNGKPRGRPRKMAKPTGGLSGSSTVEETMPGRPRGRPPKVKDTLSAGDSVGQ